One stretch of Streptomyces sp. NBC_01142 DNA includes these proteins:
- a CDS encoding FAD-binding dehydrogenase, whose protein sequence is MAYDADVIVIGAGLAGLVATAELVDAGRKVILLDQEPEQSIGGQAHWSFGGLFFVDSPEQRRMRIKDSRALALQDWYGTAGFDREEDRWPREWAEAYVDFASGEKRAWLHAQGMRFFPVVGWAERGGYDATGHGNSVPRFHITWGTGPGVVEPFERRVREGVARGLVELRFRHRVTGLSSSAGSLDTVSGEVLQPSGAERGTASSREVSGAFEFRAQAVIVTSGGIGANHDLVRAQWPERLGAPPEKMLSGVPAHVDGLMLGIAERAGASHINRDRMWHYTEGIENWNPIWARHGIRILPGPSSLWLDARGKRLPVPLFPGFDTLGTLEHIMRSGHDYTWFVLDRKIIGKEFALSGSEQNPDLTGRSIRDVIGRARADVPGPVKAFMDNGADFVVEKDLAALVRGMNALTKEPLIDEVELRREITARDREITNPFTKDLQVTAIRGARKYLGDKLIRTAAPHRILDPKAGPLIAVRLNIVTRKSLGGLETDLSSRVLTDDGEPLAGLYAAGEAAGFGGGGVHGYRSLEGTFLGGCIFSGRAAGRAAAKAVG, encoded by the coding sequence ATGGCGTACGACGCTGATGTGATCGTGATCGGGGCAGGGCTCGCGGGCCTCGTGGCCACCGCGGAGCTCGTCGACGCCGGCCGCAAGGTCATCCTGCTCGACCAGGAGCCGGAGCAGTCGATCGGCGGGCAGGCGCACTGGTCCTTCGGCGGGCTGTTCTTCGTCGACTCGCCCGAGCAGCGCCGGATGCGGATCAAGGACAGCCGCGCGCTGGCGCTCCAGGACTGGTACGGCACGGCGGGATTCGACCGCGAAGAGGACCGGTGGCCGCGCGAGTGGGCCGAGGCGTACGTCGACTTCGCCTCCGGTGAGAAGCGGGCCTGGCTGCATGCGCAGGGAATGCGGTTCTTCCCGGTCGTCGGATGGGCGGAGCGCGGCGGCTACGACGCCACCGGGCACGGCAACTCCGTGCCGCGCTTCCACATCACCTGGGGGACGGGACCAGGCGTCGTCGAGCCCTTCGAACGGCGGGTCAGGGAAGGCGTCGCACGTGGCCTCGTCGAGCTGAGGTTCCGGCACCGGGTCACGGGGCTGAGCAGCAGCGCGGGATCGCTGGACACGGTGAGCGGCGAGGTTCTCCAGCCGTCCGGGGCCGAGCGCGGCACCGCGAGCAGCCGTGAGGTGTCCGGGGCCTTCGAGTTCCGGGCGCAGGCGGTGATCGTCACTTCCGGCGGCATCGGCGCCAACCACGATCTCGTACGTGCCCAGTGGCCCGAGCGGCTCGGCGCCCCGCCCGAGAAGATGCTCTCCGGCGTCCCCGCCCATGTCGACGGGCTGATGCTCGGCATCGCGGAGCGCGCGGGCGCCAGCCACATCAACCGCGACCGGATGTGGCACTACACCGAGGGCATCGAGAACTGGAACCCGATCTGGGCCAGGCACGGCATCCGCATCCTGCCGGGGCCTTCCTCGCTCTGGCTGGACGCACGCGGCAAGCGGCTGCCCGTACCGCTCTTCCCCGGCTTCGACACCCTCGGCACGCTCGAGCACATCATGAGGTCCGGTCACGACTACACGTGGTTCGTGCTCGACCGGAAGATCATCGGCAAGGAGTTCGCACTGTCGGGCTCCGAGCAGAACCCGGACCTGACGGGGAGGTCGATCCGCGATGTGATCGGGCGGGCCCGGGCCGATGTGCCGGGCCCGGTGAAGGCATTCATGGACAACGGCGCCGACTTCGTCGTCGAGAAGGATCTCGCCGCCCTCGTACGCGGAATGAACGCGCTCACCAAGGAGCCGCTGATCGACGAGGTGGAACTGCGGCGGGAGATCACCGCGCGGGACCGGGAGATCACGAACCCCTTCACCAAGGACCTCCAGGTCACCGCCATCCGCGGGGCCCGCAAGTATCTGGGCGACAAGCTGATCCGTACGGCCGCGCCACACCGCATCCTCGACCCCAAGGCCGGCCCGCTCATCGCCGTACGGCTGAACATCGTCACCCGCAAGTCCCTCGGCGGACTGGAGACCGACCTCTCCTCGCGCGTGCTGACCGATGACGGCGAGCCGCTGGCCGGTCTGTACGCGGCGGGGGAGGCGGCCGGCTTCGGTGGCGGCGGGGTGCACGGCTACCGCTCACTGGAGGGGACGTTCCTCGGGGGGTGCATCTTCTCGGGGCGGGCGGCGGGGCGGGCGGCGGCGAAGGCGGTCGGGTAG